A window of the Gemmatimonadaceae bacterium genome harbors these coding sequences:
- a CDS encoding N(4)-(beta-N-acetylglucosaminyl)-L-asparaginase, with translation MIDRRAFLEKSALLSALGFLPRVLSAAEYERDVMGAGFGTTPNFRGRPCVVSSANGIKGVKLAYDRITGGTDALDAIIAGVNLVELDPNDQSVGLGGLPNEEGVVQLDASCMHGPTRRAGAVGCLEEIATPSLVAKAVMDYTTHVLLVGAGAKKFALAMGFTPQNLLTEKSRQDWLRWKSRLSKTDNWLDHDDDVKINWTHGTINMNAVNAAGDVSSVTTTSGLAWKLDGRLGDSPIHGAGQYTDNDVGAAGSTGLGEINIKSCGGFLTVEFMRQGATPEQAALKTLERMVHVTEKRLLDDAGRPRYDIQVYAVAKDGRYGAATMYEGASFAVCDEKGARLEKCAYLYKGSERPR, from the coding sequence ATGATTGACCGCCGTGCCTTCCTCGAGAAGTCCGCCCTGCTCTCGGCCCTCGGCTTCCTGCCGCGCGTGCTGTCAGCGGCGGAGTACGAACGCGACGTGATGGGGGCGGGGTTCGGCACGACGCCCAACTTCCGCGGCCGGCCGTGCGTGGTGTCGAGCGCCAACGGCATCAAGGGAGTGAAGCTGGCCTACGATCGCATCACGGGCGGCACGGATGCGCTCGACGCGATCATCGCCGGCGTGAACCTCGTGGAACTCGACCCGAACGATCAGTCGGTGGGGCTCGGCGGGTTGCCCAACGAGGAAGGCGTGGTGCAACTGGACGCCAGCTGCATGCACGGCCCCACGCGCCGGGCGGGTGCCGTGGGCTGCCTCGAGGAAATCGCGACGCCGTCGCTCGTGGCCAAGGCGGTGATGGACTACACCACGCACGTGCTGCTGGTCGGCGCCGGCGCCAAGAAGTTCGCGCTGGCGATGGGCTTCACGCCCCAGAACCTGCTGACCGAGAAGAGCCGCCAGGACTGGCTGCGCTGGAAGTCGCGCCTCAGCAAGACGGACAACTGGCTGGACCACGACGACGACGTGAAGATCAACTGGACGCACGGCACCATCAACATGAACGCCGTCAACGCGGCGGGCGACGTGAGTTCGGTGACGACCACCAGCGGGCTGGCGTGGAAGCTCGACGGGCGACTGGGCGACTCGCCCATCCACGGCGCGGGCCAGTACACCGACAACGACGTGGGCGCGGCGGGGAGCACCGGGCTGGGCGAGATCAACATCAAGAGCTGCGGCGGGTTCCTGACGGTGGAGTTCATGCGCCAGGGGGCCACGCCGGAGCAGGCGGCGCTCAAGACGCTGGAGCGCATGGTGCACGTGACGGAGAAGCGCCTGCTCGACGATGCGGGACGCCCGCGCTACGACATCCAGGTCTACGCCGTGGCGAAGGACGGGCGCTACGGGGCCGCCACGATGTACGAGGGCGCTTCGTTTGCGGTCTGCGACGAGAAGGGAGCGCGCCTCGAGAAGTGCGCCTACCTCTACAAGGGATCGGAGCGCCCCCGCTGA
- a CDS encoding TrkA family potassium uptake protein produces the protein MNDWRDELNTLGRRILTPIAVLFATYLVGIVGYKWIGGRDHSWLDALYMTTITLTTTGYREVIDITQHPAAMIFTIILLLFGATAVVMTGSMLTAYVVEGDLTAGFRRRRMQKRIDAMRGHTIVCGAGQTGTAVVSELAATDRSAVAIEGNAERAAVFERLFPGVPVLVGDCTDDEVLTQAGITRASGVVVCTDDDKVALVTTVLARQMAPKARLVARASDERAAARLKQSGADAAVSPGRIGGMRMASELLRPSVVTFLDQMLRDENRNLRIEEVLVEHGSALDARQVEALRLHEYGTGLLLLAMRTRDGSYLFNPPASSPVSGGCHLIVMGDPASVTRLQEAGVAAR, from the coding sequence ATGAATGACTGGCGTGACGAACTGAACACCCTCGGCCGGCGCATCCTGACGCCGATTGCGGTGCTGTTCGCCACGTACCTGGTGGGGATCGTCGGCTACAAGTGGATCGGCGGGCGCGATCACTCGTGGCTCGACGCGCTGTACATGACGACGATCACCCTGACCACGACGGGGTACCGCGAGGTCATCGACATCACCCAGCACCCCGCCGCGATGATCTTCACGATCATCCTCCTGCTGTTCGGGGCGACGGCGGTGGTGATGACGGGATCGATGCTGACGGCATACGTGGTGGAAGGCGACCTGACGGCGGGATTCCGGAGGCGGCGGATGCAGAAGCGGATCGACGCGATGCGCGGGCACACCATCGTGTGCGGCGCGGGGCAGACGGGGACGGCGGTGGTGAGCGAACTCGCGGCGACCGACCGGTCGGCGGTGGCGATCGAGGGCAATGCCGAGCGGGCGGCGGTCTTCGAGCGCCTGTTCCCGGGCGTGCCGGTGCTCGTGGGCGACTGCACCGACGACGAAGTGTTGACGCAGGCGGGGATCACCCGGGCATCGGGCGTGGTGGTCTGCACCGACGATGACAAGGTGGCGCTGGTGACGACGGTGCTGGCCCGGCAAATGGCGCCGAAGGCGCGCCTCGTGGCGCGCGCCTCGGATGAGCGGGCCGCGGCGCGGCTGAAGCAGAGCGGAGCGGACGCGGCCGTCTCGCCCGGCCGGATTGGCGGCATGCGCATGGCGAGCGAACTGCTGCGTCCCAGCGTGGTCACGTTCCTCGACCAGATGCTGCGTGACGAGAACCGCAACCTGCGGATCGAGGAAGTGCTGGTGGAGCACGGCAGCGCGCTCGACGCGCGGCAGGTGGAGGCGCTGCGCCTGCACGAGTACGGGACGGGGCTCCTGCTGCTGGCCATGCGGACGCGGGACGGCTCGTACCTGTTCAACCCGCCGGCGTCGAGTCCGGTGAGCGGTGGCTGCCACCTGATCGTGATGGGCGACCCGGCGTCGGTCACTCGGCTGCAGGAGGCCGGGGTCGCGGCGCGTTAG
- the leuS gene encoding leucine--tRNA ligase: MTVPHPPAGSPEPVAYDPTAVEAKWRARWAERGTNATDLHGGRPFYQLMMFPYPSAEGLHIGNLYAFTGNDIHGRYQRLQGHTVLEPLGYDAFGIHSENFALKMGVHPMELIPRNVANFRRQLDRAGLMVDWRRSVDTTDPAYYKWTQWVFLKLYERGLAYKKQAAVNWCPSCKTVLANEQVINGACERCGTMVEQRALEQWFFRITDYAERLLRNLDWIDWSESTRTAQRNWLGRSEGAELRFRVLDPLTDAGSAGVMVSQEITSGSTVINVFTTRPDTIFGATYLVLAPEHPAVDRITTSDQRAAVEAYRDAARKQDLVSRQVSKEKTGVFTGAYAVNPANGEMIPVWTADYVLMGYGTGAIMAVPGHDERDFEFAQKFSLPIVRVVAAPDDTAHTPLAAAYTDDADGRLVNSEQFDGVAVPDAKRRVTDWLTQRGSAKPVTTYRLRDWCVSRQRYWGPPIPIIYCDACGTVPVPEKDLPVLLPNVPDYKPDDSGVGPLARHEAFYHVPCPTCGKPARRETDVSDTFLDSAWYFLRYPSVPNDAVPFDAETTKRWLPVSAYIGGNEHAVLHLLYARFINMVMFDAGLVPAEEPFRKFRAHGMIIRDGAKMSKSRGNVVNPDAYMDQWGADTVRTYLMFIGPFEEGGDFRDQSISGVRRFFDRLWASVRDAQAAGAPDADVMRKLHQTIKKVGGDIAALSYNTAIAAMMEYMNALRRGERVPHRAEVEPLVALVAPFAPHIAEELWEMLGHSQSVFNAGWPAYDEALSRDDAFELVVQVNGRTRGKVSVARDVTQEAALAAAQADAGIAKFLTGAPKKVIYVAGRLLNVVV, from the coding sequence ATGACCGTTCCCCATCCGCCGGCCGGCTCGCCCGAGCCAGTCGCCTACGACCCGACTGCCGTCGAAGCCAAGTGGCGCGCGCGGTGGGCGGAGCGCGGCACGAACGCCACCGACCTCCACGGCGGTCGCCCGTTCTACCAGCTGATGATGTTCCCCTATCCGTCGGCGGAAGGGCTGCACATCGGCAACCTCTACGCCTTCACGGGGAACGACATCCACGGGCGCTACCAGCGGCTGCAGGGGCACACCGTGCTCGAACCGCTGGGGTACGATGCGTTCGGCATCCACTCGGAGAACTTCGCGCTCAAGATGGGCGTGCATCCGATGGAGCTGATTCCGCGCAACGTCGCGAACTTCCGCCGCCAACTCGACCGCGCGGGGCTGATGGTGGACTGGCGCCGTTCGGTGGATACCACCGATCCCGCCTACTACAAGTGGACGCAATGGGTCTTCCTCAAGCTCTACGAGCGCGGACTGGCCTACAAGAAGCAGGCGGCGGTGAACTGGTGCCCCTCGTGCAAGACCGTGCTCGCCAACGAGCAGGTCATCAATGGCGCCTGCGAGCGCTGCGGGACGATGGTCGAGCAGCGGGCGCTGGAGCAGTGGTTCTTCCGCATCACGGACTACGCCGAGCGCCTGCTCAGGAATCTCGACTGGATTGACTGGTCGGAGAGCACGCGCACGGCCCAGCGCAATTGGCTGGGGCGGAGCGAGGGCGCCGAGCTGCGGTTCCGCGTGCTCGATCCGCTGACGGATGCGGGGAGCGCCGGCGTGATGGTGTCGCAGGAGATCACCAGCGGTTCGACGGTCATCAATGTCTTCACGACGCGCCCCGACACGATCTTCGGCGCGACGTACCTGGTGCTGGCGCCGGAGCATCCGGCGGTGGACCGGATCACGACGTCGGACCAGCGCGCCGCGGTGGAGGCGTACCGCGACGCCGCGCGCAAGCAGGACCTCGTGAGCCGCCAGGTGAGCAAGGAGAAGACCGGCGTCTTCACCGGCGCGTACGCGGTCAATCCGGCGAACGGCGAGATGATCCCGGTCTGGACGGCGGACTACGTGCTGATGGGCTACGGCACCGGCGCCATCATGGCGGTGCCGGGGCACGACGAGCGCGACTTCGAATTCGCGCAGAAGTTCAGCCTGCCCATCGTCCGCGTGGTCGCCGCGCCCGACGACACGGCGCACACGCCACTCGCCGCGGCGTACACGGACGACGCCGACGGCCGGCTGGTGAACAGCGAGCAGTTCGACGGCGTGGCGGTTCCCGACGCCAAGCGACGGGTCACGGACTGGCTGACGCAGCGCGGGTCGGCGAAGCCGGTCACCACGTACCGGCTCCGCGACTGGTGCGTGTCGCGGCAGCGGTACTGGGGACCGCCGATCCCGATCATCTACTGCGACGCGTGCGGCACGGTGCCGGTTCCCGAGAAAGACCTGCCCGTGCTGCTGCCCAACGTGCCCGACTACAAGCCGGACGATTCCGGTGTCGGGCCGCTCGCCCGGCACGAGGCGTTCTATCACGTCCCCTGCCCGACGTGCGGCAAGCCGGCGCGCCGCGAGACCGACGTCAGCGACACCTTCCTCGACAGCGCCTGGTACTTCCTGCGCTACCCGAGCGTGCCGAACGACGCCGTGCCGTTTGACGCCGAGACCACGAAGCGGTGGCTGCCGGTGTCGGCGTACATCGGCGGCAACGAGCACGCCGTGCTGCATCTGCTGTATGCGCGCTTCATCAACATGGTGATGTTCGACGCGGGGCTGGTGCCGGCGGAGGAGCCGTTCAGGAAGTTCCGTGCCCACGGCATGATCATCCGCGACGGCGCCAAGATGTCGAAGTCGCGCGGCAACGTGGTGAACCCCGACGCCTACATGGACCAGTGGGGCGCCGACACCGTGCGCACCTACCTGATGTTCATCGGGCCGTTCGAGGAGGGCGGCGACTTCCGCGACCAGTCGATCAGCGGCGTGCGGCGCTTCTTCGACCGCCTGTGGGCGAGCGTGCGCGACGCCCAGGCCGCGGGTGCGCCCGACGCCGACGTGATGCGCAAGCTGCACCAGACCATCAAGAAGGTGGGCGGTGACATCGCGGCGCTGAGCTACAACACCGCGATTGCGGCGATGATGGAGTACATGAATGCGCTGCGCCGCGGCGAGCGCGTGCCGCACCGCGCCGAAGTCGAGCCGCTGGTGGCGCTCGTTGCGCCGTTCGCGCCGCACATCGCCGAGGAGCTGTGGGAGATGCTTGGCCACTCGCAGAGCGTCTTCAACGCCGGCTGGCCCGCGTACGACGAGGCGCTGTCGCGCGACGACGCGTTCGAGCTCGTGGTGCAGGTGAACGGCAGGACGCGCGGCAAGGTAAGCGTGGCGCGCGATGTCACGCAGGAGGCAGCACTGGCCGCGGCGCAGGCGGACGCCGGGATCGCGAAGTTCCTGACGGGGGCGCCGAAGAAGGTGATCTATGTGGCGGGACGGCTGCTGAATGTCGTCGTATAG
- a CDS encoding cysteine synthase family protein, giving the protein MSVQIDPIQPVLDRVRGLRNLVGNTPMYAIDCEFRGHRRRIYAKAEQLNFTGSIKDRMAFHILRKGYETGALHPGGMIIEATSGNTGIAFSAIGRALGHPVTIFMPDWMSEERKQLIRSFGATVRLVSHAEGGFLGSIRLSEELAAATPGAFLPRQFANDENCAAHELSTGPEIWAQIRARGLVPDAFVAGVGTGGTIMGTGRFLRERAPAIRLFPVEPANSPTMSTGFKVGKHRIQGISDEFIPAIVKLDELDTVVAIDDGDSIIMAQRLAAELGIGVGISSGCNLLAALQVQDELGGDATVVTVLCDDNKKYLSTGLMQEEPVKDGFLSTDVKLRGFRALNRMCDACFDPTDPDGAPVHLGRG; this is encoded by the coding sequence GTGTCCGTCCAGATCGACCCGATCCAGCCCGTCCTCGACCGTGTCAGGGGACTGCGCAACCTCGTCGGCAACACGCCGATGTATGCCATCGACTGCGAGTTCCGCGGGCATCGGCGGCGCATTTACGCCAAGGCCGAGCAGCTCAACTTCACCGGCTCGATCAAGGACCGGATGGCCTTTCACATTCTCCGGAAGGGCTACGAGACCGGGGCGCTGCATCCGGGCGGGATGATCATCGAGGCCACGAGCGGCAACACGGGGATCGCGTTCAGCGCAATTGGCCGTGCGCTGGGCCATCCGGTGACCATCTTCATGCCCGACTGGATGAGCGAGGAACGCAAGCAGCTCATCCGCTCGTTCGGCGCCACCGTGCGGCTCGTCTCGCACGCCGAGGGCGGCTTTCTGGGTTCGATCCGGCTCTCGGAGGAACTGGCGGCGGCGACCCCGGGCGCCTTCCTCCCGCGCCAGTTCGCCAATGACGAGAACTGCGCGGCGCACGAACTCTCCACGGGCCCGGAGATCTGGGCGCAGATCCGGGCGCGCGGACTCGTTCCCGATGCGTTCGTCGCGGGCGTCGGCACCGGCGGCACGATCATGGGAACCGGCCGCTTCCTGCGCGAGCGCGCCCCCGCGATCCGGCTCTTCCCCGTCGAGCCGGCCAACTCGCCGACGATGAGCACGGGCTTCAAGGTCGGCAAGCACCGCATCCAGGGGATCAGCGACGAGTTCATCCCCGCCATCGTCAAGCTCGACGAGCTCGACACGGTGGTCGCCATCGACGACGGGGACTCCATCATCATGGCCCAGCGCCTCGCCGCGGAGCTCGGCATCGGCGTCGGCATTTCGAGCGGCTGCAACCTGCTCGCCGCGCTGCAGGTGCAGGACGAACTGGGCGGCGACGCGACGGTGGTGACGGTACTCTGCGACGACAACAAGAAGTACCTGAGCACCGGCCTGATGCAGGAGGAGCCCGTGAAGGACGGGTTCCTGTCGACCGACGTCAAGCTGCGTGGCTTCCGCGCGCTCAACCGGATGTGCGACGCGTGCTTTGACCCGACGGATCCGGACGGGGCGCCAGTGCACTTGGGGCGGGGATAG
- a CDS encoding PDZ domain-containing protein, with the protein MRRTLLFLSSLLLAAPLPAQQDVRVTTKSDRDAVQVARSEARSDARSERAMIGVSTSSGSKRDTLGVLVSSVTEGGPAEKAGLGEGDRIQAINGVSLRVNREDAGDDEMGGIMQRRLTRELGKAKVGDEVTLQVWHDGVSKTYKVKTVAADDLYKPAKAVVSREERAVIGLGFGLTGSKRDTAGVFVNSVTEDGPAEKAGIVEGDRIAAINGVSLKLSKDDLDDMWVANSRINRLSREVAKAKAGDVVELTVVSGGRARAVKVTTVKASALKKDGAPGFMYFRSPDGAMAPMAPMAFTFPAPPKTPAPPRAPLIRHYDDAGTDAAVRMHLEAARQEMQHVMETEMPRVREQIERVMKTEMPRVRLETQKALDEARQELQAARVNLRGSRIVRI; encoded by the coding sequence ATGCGCCGTACCCTCCTGTTTCTGAGTTCCCTCCTGCTTGCGGCGCCTTTGCCGGCGCAGCAGGACGTGCGCGTCACCACCAAGAGCGACCGCGATGCGGTGCAGGTCGCACGCAGTGAAGCACGCAGTGACGCACGCAGTGAGCGCGCGATGATTGGCGTGTCCACGTCATCCGGCAGCAAGCGCGATACGCTTGGCGTCCTGGTCTCGTCGGTCACCGAAGGCGGACCGGCGGAGAAGGCCGGACTGGGCGAGGGCGATCGCATCCAGGCCATCAACGGCGTGTCGCTGCGCGTGAATCGCGAGGACGCCGGTGATGACGAGATGGGCGGCATCATGCAGCGCCGCCTCACGCGCGAGCTCGGCAAGGCCAAGGTCGGCGACGAAGTCACGCTGCAGGTCTGGCACGACGGCGTCAGCAAGACGTACAAGGTGAAGACCGTCGCCGCCGACGACCTCTACAAGCCGGCCAAGGCCGTGGTGAGCCGCGAGGAGCGCGCCGTGATCGGGCTCGGCTTCGGCCTGACCGGCAGCAAGCGCGACACGGCCGGCGTCTTCGTGAACTCCGTCACGGAGGACGGCCCGGCGGAGAAGGCCGGCATCGTGGAGGGCGACCGGATTGCCGCGATCAACGGCGTCTCGCTCAAGCTGTCGAAGGATGACCTCGACGACATGTGGGTCGCGAACTCCCGGATCAACCGCCTGTCGCGCGAGGTGGCCAAGGCGAAGGCCGGGGACGTCGTGGAACTGACCGTGGTGTCGGGCGGACGTGCGCGCGCGGTGAAGGTGACGACGGTCAAGGCGTCGGCGCTCAAGAAGGACGGCGCGCCGGGGTTCATGTACTTCCGCTCGCCGGATGGGGCGATGGCACCGATGGCGCCGATGGCCTTCACCTTCCCGGCGCCGCCGAAGACCCCGGCGCCGCCGCGTGCCCCGTTGATCCGGCACTACGATGATGCAGGCACCGACGCGGCAGTGCGCATGCATCTCGAGGCGGCGCGCCAGGAGATGCAGCACGTGATGGAAACCGAGATGCCGCGCGTCCGCGAGCAGATTGAGCGCGTCATGAAGACCGAGATGCCGCGCGTGCGGCTGGAGACGCAGAAGGCGCTGGATGAGGCGCGCCAGGAGCTGCAGGCGGCGCGGGTGAACCTGCGGGGATCGCGAATCGTTAGAATCTGA
- a CDS encoding M14 family zinc carboxypeptidase, producing the protein MRRLLFAALALCAALPLAAQRTPVDSLRDDARFSFYAKGPYRAAVPKPDDLLGYGIGTWHTQYAAQERVLLAIARAAGDRVRVEEIGRTSEKRTMRLFIVSSPENIAKLDQIRADLNRIADPRGASAADLDAVAARTPAVVWFSGSVHGDEVPGFEASMALLYHFAATEDPRTLALLKDAIVIINPSSNPDGHERFSVWSNSIAVGSPERMALEQQRGQPWTISGRYNHYRFDMNRDLIATTQQEVRNIVGGMLRWHPMVTADLHGYTAQYYMAPASRPINTNISGWPNKWNEAVGQGNARAFDEFGWLYYVRDQFDLYYPGYYDTWPSLTGATGATYETDGGPALLKRREDGTLLSLRDGIAKHYTAAVATFETTAARARERVRDYLAFRQSAIADGRSQVMKRVVFAPGNDPARAGELASALLRAGVEVHRLAQPLTSAKAHAYADDGVASRTFPAGSLVVDLAQPHGRLAKAVLEPDPALDPVFAKTQLDYFRRNLNRGKNADGEGYEFYDITAWALPVAFGVEAWWTEDAAPFSGDKLSLPGEPAPRVNGEVLPFAVKGGIVDGAGAKSAYLWRNDRAGASRLAGQLLQEGYKLAIASLPIQTGKVDWPRGTWVARVSRNDATLAARIDALATAAGVEVSGVNTAFPETAQFGTGSGSTVAVQEPKIAVVADQGIGLGAYGSVWWSLEQRYGIKFTPVALSSLGGDLSPFNVIIIPDGGVGSLGKGAALKTWIERGGTLITMGRASSWAAREDVGLTTARILAADDTGKGKKSDDPPVAPTDSLLAIKSPGANANLPQPVPGAHFDAVFDLTHWLTLGVEKQRTTVLVDGDAFVKLSKDGSNVAVFPLTGPLKRAGFTFPDNTERLLKGTALLVEEKVGRGHLVLFANDPLFRGWWRALDRVVMNAVLLGPSL; encoded by the coding sequence ATGCGCCGACTGCTCTTCGCCGCTCTCGCCCTGTGCGCCGCGCTGCCGCTCGCGGCGCAGCGGACGCCCGTCGACTCGCTGCGCGACGACGCCAGGTTCTCGTTCTACGCCAAGGGGCCGTACCGCGCCGCGGTGCCGAAGCCCGATGACCTGCTCGGGTACGGCATCGGCACGTGGCACACGCAGTATGCGGCGCAGGAGCGCGTCCTCCTCGCCATCGCCAGGGCGGCGGGGGATCGCGTGCGCGTGGAGGAGATCGGGCGCACGAGCGAGAAGCGCACGATGCGCCTCTTCATCGTGTCGTCGCCCGAGAACATCGCGAAGCTCGACCAGATTCGCGCCGACCTCAATCGGATCGCCGATCCGCGCGGCGCCAGCGCCGCCGATCTCGACGCCGTGGCCGCCCGCACGCCGGCGGTCGTCTGGTTCAGCGGCTCGGTGCACGGCGACGAGGTGCCGGGCTTCGAGGCGTCGATGGCGTTGCTGTATCACTTCGCCGCCACCGAGGATCCCCGGACGCTCGCCCTGCTCAAGGACGCGATCGTCATCATCAACCCGTCCTCGAATCCCGACGGCCACGAGCGTTTCTCGGTCTGGTCGAACTCCATCGCGGTCGGCAGCCCCGAGCGCATGGCGCTCGAGCAGCAGCGCGGGCAGCCGTGGACGATCAGCGGCCGGTACAACCACTATCGGTTCGACATGAACCGCGACCTGATTGCGACCACGCAACAGGAGGTGCGCAACATCGTGGGCGGGATGCTGCGCTGGCACCCGATGGTGACGGCCGACCTGCACGGCTACACGGCGCAGTACTACATGGCCCCCGCTTCGCGTCCCATCAACACGAACATCAGCGGCTGGCCCAACAAGTGGAATGAAGCGGTCGGCCAGGGCAATGCGCGCGCCTTCGACGAGTTCGGCTGGCTCTACTACGTGCGCGATCAGTTCGACTTGTACTACCCGGGCTACTACGACACCTGGCCGTCGCTGACCGGCGCCACCGGCGCCACGTACGAGACCGATGGCGGCCCCGCCCTGCTCAAGCGGCGCGAGGACGGCACGCTCCTGTCGCTGCGCGACGGCATCGCCAAGCACTATACCGCCGCGGTCGCCACGTTCGAGACCACGGCGGCGCGCGCGCGGGAGCGCGTGCGCGACTATCTCGCCTTCCGTCAGTCGGCGATCGCCGACGGCCGGTCGCAGGTGATGAAGCGCGTCGTCTTCGCGCCGGGGAACGATCCCGCGCGCGCCGGCGAGCTGGCGTCGGCGCTGCTGCGTGCCGGCGTCGAGGTGCATCGGCTCGCGCAGCCGCTCACGAGCGCCAAGGCGCATGCGTACGCCGATGACGGGGTGGCGTCGCGCACCTTCCCCGCCGGGTCGCTGGTCGTCGACCTCGCGCAACCGCACGGCCGGCTCGCCAAGGCGGTGCTCGAGCCCGACCCCGCGCTCGATCCGGTCTTCGCCAAGACCCAGCTCGACTACTTCCGGCGCAACCTGAACCGCGGCAAGAATGCCGACGGCGAGGGGTACGAGTTCTACGACATCACCGCGTGGGCGCTGCCGGTGGCGTTTGGCGTCGAGGCGTGGTGGACCGAGGACGCGGCGCCATTCAGCGGCGACAAGCTATCGCTGCCGGGCGAACCGGCCCCGCGCGTCAATGGCGAGGTGCTGCCGTTCGCCGTGAAGGGCGGCATCGTCGACGGCGCCGGCGCCAAGTCGGCATATCTGTGGCGCAATGACCGCGCGGGCGCGTCTCGCCTCGCGGGCCAGTTGCTGCAGGAGGGCTACAAGCTCGCCATCGCCAGCCTCCCCATCCAGACCGGCAAGGTCGACTGGCCGCGCGGCACCTGGGTGGCCCGCGTGTCGCGCAACGACGCCACGCTTGCGGCGCGCATCGACGCGCTCGCGACGGCGGCGGGCGTGGAGGTGAGCGGCGTCAACACCGCCTTCCCCGAGACGGCGCAGTTCGGCACCGGCTCGGGAAGCACGGTCGCCGTGCAGGAGCCGAAGATCGCCGTCGTCGCCGATCAGGGCATCGGGCTTGGCGCGTATGGCTCGGTCTGGTGGAGCCTCGAGCAGCGGTACGGCATCAAGTTCACGCCGGTCGCCCTGTCGTCACTGGGCGGTGACCTGTCGCCGTTCAACGTGATCATCATCCCTGACGGTGGCGTCGGTTCGCTCGGCAAGGGCGCCGCCCTCAAGACCTGGATCGAACGCGGCGGCACGCTGATCACGATGGGACGCGCCTCGTCGTGGGCCGCCCGCGAGGACGTGGGCCTCACGACGGCGCGCATTCTCGCCGCCGACGACACCGGCAAGGGGAAGAAGTCGGACGACCCGCCGGTGGCGCCCACCGACTCGCTGCTCGCCATCAAGAGCCCCGGGGCCAACGCCAACCTCCCGCAGCCCGTTCCGGGCGCGCACTTCGACGCGGTCTTCGACCTGACGCACTGGCTCACGCTCGGCGTCGAGAAGCAGCGCACGACGGTGCTCGTGGACGGGGACGCCTTCGTGAAGCTGTCGAAGGATGGATCAAACGTGGCGGTCTTCCCGCTGACCGGACCGCTCAAGCGCGCCGGCTTCACCTTCCCCGACAACACCGAACGCCTGCTCAAGGGGACCGCGCTGCTCGTCGAGGAGAAAGTCGGGCGCGGCCACCTGGTGCTCTTCGCCAACGATCCGCTCTTCCGCGGCTGGTGGCGCGCGCTCGATCGCGTGGTGATGAACGCGGTGTTGCTGGGACCGTCACTCTAA